A region of Vigna radiata var. radiata cultivar VC1973A chromosome 10, Vradiata_ver6, whole genome shotgun sequence DNA encodes the following proteins:
- the LOC106775752 gene encoding helicase-like transcription factor CHR28 isoform X2, whose translation MMADEGFGYACFLDGDGNAADDDKFCIDLETVMSVLDEDTDPSESSPEDFSLKNISPGESGIHDNFLLQNGNSVLECEHENQGPSPQTFSSPNALAGGYMDHEGDDFYFTERTGVSNCEMPAYIGTRFPDPEVNSTNVVVCEDSLKRNMWKCGNDNPIKHVGYGADSEPASHGSIIENIDVKFDDYETYTQEITEPYGKQENDSCTSFERSFVDADRSSYVATSTDSSICQGSNVPNDFSNYYPSFNIYQGMDDRPAVANASDCLFNGAYSHVWENENVTRNTKVNKMELFTDTSGVVRSILGGGISFQDNQYTFEDSKYASCFPGNVLFEDSAPVQHSTCASYISSAGQEMKQQPGTFPAVGSQGNDLLKCEDCVTFTRTEKAKYYQDAIGGAANYFPGIMGDLNLKPFDKSLYNLQTSIASGKLYNCVMTEGEGKLIEHKSIDSQLSKGSTDKSNIEDESDVCIIEDISHPAPVSRSAEIGNSLNTLQSSRGVYTQSSMVGVMRPKARDEQYILRVALQDLSQPKSEVSPPDGLLAVPLLRHQRIALSWMVQKETSSLYCSGGILADDQGLGKTVSTIALILKERPALVNKCNIAKKSELETLNLDADDDQLPETGLVNNESNMVQDLSCINPNKKMNLSVHVKGRPSAGTLVVCPTSVLRQWDEELHSKVTGKANLSVLVYHGSNRTKDPYELAKHDVVLTTYSIVSMEVPKQPLVDKDDEEKGAYDDPAVSSKKRKCPSSSKSSKKGLDSAMLDSVARPLAKVAWFRVVLDEAQSIKNHRTQVARACWGLRAKRRWCLSGTPIQNAIDDLYSYFRFLRYDPYAVYTSFCSTIKIPISKSPSKGYRKLQAVLKTIMLRRTKGTLLDGEPIISLPPKSVELKKVEFSQEERDFYSRLEADSRAQFQEYADAGTVKQNYVNILLMLLRLRQACDHPLLVKRYNSNSLWKSSVEMAKKLTQEKRLSLLNCLEACLALCGICNDPPEDAVVSVCGHVFCNQCICEHLTSDDNQCPTTNCKIRLSMSSVFSKVTLNSSFSDQACDNLPGYSGCEVDESEFYSESQPYNSSKIRAALEVLQSLSRPQCCAPQSNSVHSMPEDTTGGLGSSSCDQMKSSNECPENQNVLERSSDDSVGGEKAIVFSQWTRMLDLLEACLKNSSIQYRRLDGTMSVSARDKAVKDFNTLPEVSVMIMSLKAASLGLNMVAACHVLMLDLWWNPTTEDQAIDRAHRIGQTRPVTVLRLTVRDTVEDRILALQHKKRKMVASAFGEDGTGGRQSRLTVDDLKYLFMM comes from the exons ATGATGGCGGATGAGGGATTCGGCTACGCGTGCTTCTTGGACGGTGACGGTAACGCCGCCGATGACGACAAGTTTTGCATCGATCTGGAAACCGTTATGAGCGTTCTCGACGAGGACACCGATCCCTCCGAG AGTAGTCCCGAGgatttttcattgaaaaatatatcacCTGGTGAATCTGGCATCCATGATAATTTTCTACTTCAAAATG GGAATTCTGTGCTTGAATGTGAACATGAAAACCAGGGACCTTCACCACAGACTTTCTCTTCCCCAAATGCTCTTGCTGGCGGTTACATGGACCATGAAGGTGATGATTTTTACTTCACAGAAAGGACAGGAGTTTCCAATTGTGAGATGCCCGCTTACATAGGCACAAGGTTCCCTGATCCTGAGGTGAATTCAACCAATGTAGTTGTATGTGAAGATAGTTTGAAACGGAATATGTGGAAGTGTGGAAATGATAACCCAATCAAGCATGTAGGATATGGTGCAGACTCTGAAC CTGCTTCACATGGCTCTATCATTGAGAATATTGATGTAAAATTTGATGATTATGAAACCTATACGCAAGAGATCACTGAACCTTATGGTAAACAGGAAAATGACTCATGTACATCGTTTGAAAGATCGTTTGTTGATGCCGATAGATCGTCTTATGTTGCAACTTCAACTGATTCCTCTATTTGTCAAGGTTCCAATGTTCCCAATGATTTTAGTAACTATTAtccttcttttaatatttaccAAGGTATGGATGATAGACCTGCTGTTGCCAACGCTTCTGATTGTTTGTTTAATGGTGCTTATTCTCACGTgtgggaaaatgaaaatgtgacGCGGAACACGAAGGTTAATAAGATGGAGTTATTTACTGATACAAGTGGTGTAGTGCGCTCCATTCTCGGTGGGGGGATATCTTTTCAAGATAATCAATATACGTTCGAAGATAGTAAATATGCATCGTGTTTTCCTGGTAATGTTCTCTTTGAAGACAGTGCACCAGTACAACACTCAACTTGTGCTTCATATATTTCAAGTGCAG GTCAAGAGATGAAACAACAACCTGGAACTTTTCCTGCTGTTGGATCTCAGGGTAATGATTTGTTGAAGTGTGAGGATTGTGTTACATTCACAAGGACCGAGAAAGCCAAATATTATCAAGACGCTATTGGTGGAGCTGCCAATTACTTTCCAGGAATTATGggagatttaaatttaaaaccatTTGACAAATCTTTGTATAATCTCCAGACGTCAATTGCCAGTGGGAAGCTGTATAATTGTGTTATGACTGAAGGAGAGGGAAAATTAATTGAACATAAAAGTATTGATTCTCAGCTTTCAAAAGGAAGTACCGACAAATCCAATATTGAGGATGAATCTGATGTTTGCATTATTGAAGACATCAGTCACCCTGCACCTGTAAGTCGATCAGCAGAGATTGGGAATTCCCTCAACACATTACAATCTTCTAGAGGTGTTTATACTCAGTCTTCTATGGTGGGAGTTATGAGACCTAAGGCACGTGATGAGCAGTACATATTACGAGTTGCATTGCAG GATCTTTCCCAACCAAAATCAGAGGTTAGTCCACCAGATGGACTGCTGGCAGTTCCTCTTTTACGACATCAG AGAATTGCTTTATCATGGATGGTTCAGAAGGAAACTTCAAGTTTGTACTGTTCTGGAGGAATTCTTGCAGATGATCAG GGTCTTGGAAAAACAGTGTCGACCATTGCTTTAATATTAAAGGAAAGACCTGCATTGGTGAATAAATGCAACATTGCAAAGAAAAGTGAATTAGAAACTTTGAACCTGGATGCAGATGATGATCAGCTTCCTGAGACTGGCCTAGTGAATAATGAATCTAATATGGTTCAGGATCTGTCTTGTATAAAtccaaacaaaaaaatgaatttgtcaGTGCATGTAAAAGGAAGGCCGTCTGCTGGAACCCTCGTTGTTTGTCCAACTAGTGTCTTGCGGCAATGGGATGAAGAGTTGCACAGTAAGGTAACTGGCAAAGCAAATCTTTCTGTCCTAGTGTACCATGGTAGCAATCGAACAAAAGATCCTTATGAGCTTGCCAAGCATGATGTTGTTCTGACGACTTATTCAATTGTCAGCATGGAGGTCCCTAAGCAGCCTCTAGTTGACaaagatgatgaagaaaaaggagcTTATGATGATCCTGCAGTATCAAGCAAGAAAAGGAAATGCCCTTCTAGTTCTAAAAGTAGCAAGAAGGGATTGGACTCTGCGATGCTTGACTCTGTTGCTCGTCCTCTTGCAAAAGTGGCTTGGTTTAGAGTTGTCCTGGATGAGGCCCAGAGTATCAAGAACCACAGAACTCAGGTTGCAAGGGCTTGTTGGGGTCTTAGGGCAAAGCGGAGATGGTGCTTATCAGGGACTCCCATCCAGAATGCAATTGATGATCTCTATAGCTACTTCAGATTTTTAAGATATGATCCTTATGCCGTGTACACATCATTCTGTTCCACAATTAAGATCCCAATCAGCAAAAGTCCATCGAAAGGATATAGAAAGCTACAAGCTGTCTTAAAAACAATCATGTTACGTCGCACAAAAG GCACACTTCTTGATGGGGAACCTATCATTTCCTTGCCACCTAAATCTGTAGAGTTGAAAAAAGTGGAATTTTCACAGGAGGAACGTGATTTCTATTCTAGACTAGAGGCTGATTCCCGAGCACAGTTTCAG GAATATGCTGATGCTGGAACTGTGAAGCAAAATTATGTTAACATTTTATTGATGCTTTTGCGCCTTAGACAAGCATGCGATCATCCCCTGCTTGTCAAGCGTTACAATTCTAACTCTCTCTGGAAATCCTCAGTTGAGATGGCTAAGAAGCTTACTCAGGAAAAGCGATTATCTCTTTTAAATTGTTTGGAAGCTTGTTTGGCCCTCTGCGGTATCTGTAAT GATCCTCCTGAAGATGCTGTTGTTTCAGTTTGTGGTCATGTTTTTTGTAACCAGTGCATTTGCGAACATCTTACTAGTGATGACAATCAGTGCCCTACTACAAACTGCAAAATTCGATTAAGCATGTCTTCAGTGTTCTCCAAAGTCACATTGAATAGTTCTTTTTCTGATCAGGCTTGTGATAATTTGCCTGGTTACTCTGGTTGTGAAGTGGATGAATCGGAGTTTTATTCTGAGAGTCAGCCATATAATTCTTCAAAAATTAGGGCTGCACTTGAGGTGTTGCAGTCTTTGTCTAGACCACAATGCTGTGCTCCCCAAAGCAATTCTGTGCATAGCATGCCGGAGGATACTACTGGTGGCCTCGGCAGCTCATCTTGTGACCAAATGAAATCCTCAAATGAATGTCCTGAGAACCAAAATGTGTTAGAGAGAAGCTCTGATGATTCAGTTGGTGGTGAGAAAGCTATAGTGTTTTCTCAGTGGACTAGGATGCTAGATTTACTTGAAGCATGTCTTAAGAATTCTTCAATCCAGTATAGAAGACTTGATGGAACAATGTCTGTCTCGGCAAGGGATAAAGCTGTTAAAGATTTTAACACTCTCCCTGAG GTTTCAGTCATGATTATGTCTTTGAAGGCTGCTAGTCTTGGTCTGAATATGGTTGCTGCCTGCCATGTTCTTATGCTTGATCTTTGGTGGAATCCTACAACTGAAGATCAGGCTATAGACAGAGCGCATCGTATTGGACAGACCCGTCCTGTCACAGTCTTACGGTTAACTGTTAGAGATACAGTTGAAGACCGTATTTTAGCTCTGCAG
- the LOC106775752 gene encoding helicase-like transcription factor CHR28 isoform X4 produces MDHEGDDFYFTERTGVSNCEMPAYIGTRFPDPEVNSTNVVVCEDSLKRNMWKCGNDNPIKHVGYGADSEPASHGSIIENIDVKFDDYETYTQEITEPYGKQENDSCTSFERSFVDADRSSYVATSTDSSICQGSNVPNDFSNYYPSFNIYQGMDDRPAVANASDCLFNGAYSHVWENENVTRNTKVNKMELFTDTSGVVRSILGGGISFQDNQYTFEDSKYASCFPGNVLFEDSAPVQHSTCASYISSAGQSLNVKTDRDGLIIPYQNPAHSDDVEFNVGQEMKQQPGTFPAVGSQGNDLLKCEDCVTFTRTEKAKYYQDAIGGAANYFPGIMGDLNLKPFDKSLYNLQTSIASGKLYNCVMTEGEGKLIEHKSIDSQLSKGSTDKSNIEDESDVCIIEDISHPAPVSRSAEIGNSLNTLQSSRGVYTQSSMVGVMRPKARDEQYILRVALQDLSQPKSEVSPPDGLLAVPLLRHQRIALSWMVQKETSSLYCSGGILADDQGLGKTVSTIALILKERPALVNKCNIAKKSELETLNLDADDDQLPETGLVNNESNMVQDLSCINPNKKMNLSVHVKGRPSAGTLVVCPTSVLRQWDEELHSKVTGKANLSVLVYHGSNRTKDPYELAKHDVVLTTYSIVSMEVPKQPLVDKDDEEKGAYDDPAVSSKKRKCPSSSKSSKKGLDSAMLDSVARPLAKVAWFRVVLDEAQSIKNHRTQVARACWGLRAKRRWCLSGTPIQNAIDDLYSYFRFLRYDPYAVYTSFCSTIKIPISKSPSKGYRKLQAVLKTIMLRRTKGTLLDGEPIISLPPKSVELKKVEFSQEERDFYSRLEADSRAQFQEYADAGTVKQNYVNILLMLLRLRQACDHPLLVKRYNSNSLWKSSVEMAKKLTQEKRLSLLNCLEACLALCGICNDPPEDAVVSVCGHVFCNQCICEHLTSDDNQCPTTNCKIRLSMSSVFSKVTLNSSFSDQACDNLPGYSGCEVDESEFYSESQPYNSSKIRAALEVLQSLSRPQCCAPQSNSVHSMPEDTTGGLGSSSCDQMKSSNECPENQNVLERSSDDSVGGEKAIVFSQWTRMLDLLEACLKNSSIQYRRLDGTMSVSARDKAVKDFNTLPEVSVMIMSLKAASLGLNMVAACHVLMLDLWWNPTTEDQAIDRAHRIGQTRPVTVLRLTVRDTVEDRILALQHKKRKMVASAFGEDGTGGRQSRLTVDDLKYLFMM; encoded by the exons ATGGACCATGAAGGTGATGATTTTTACTTCACAGAAAGGACAGGAGTTTCCAATTGTGAGATGCCCGCTTACATAGGCACAAGGTTCCCTGATCCTGAGGTGAATTCAACCAATGTAGTTGTATGTGAAGATAGTTTGAAACGGAATATGTGGAAGTGTGGAAATGATAACCCAATCAAGCATGTAGGATATGGTGCAGACTCTGAAC CTGCTTCACATGGCTCTATCATTGAGAATATTGATGTAAAATTTGATGATTATGAAACCTATACGCAAGAGATCACTGAACCTTATGGTAAACAGGAAAATGACTCATGTACATCGTTTGAAAGATCGTTTGTTGATGCCGATAGATCGTCTTATGTTGCAACTTCAACTGATTCCTCTATTTGTCAAGGTTCCAATGTTCCCAATGATTTTAGTAACTATTAtccttcttttaatatttaccAAGGTATGGATGATAGACCTGCTGTTGCCAACGCTTCTGATTGTTTGTTTAATGGTGCTTATTCTCACGTgtgggaaaatgaaaatgtgacGCGGAACACGAAGGTTAATAAGATGGAGTTATTTACTGATACAAGTGGTGTAGTGCGCTCCATTCTCGGTGGGGGGATATCTTTTCAAGATAATCAATATACGTTCGAAGATAGTAAATATGCATCGTGTTTTCCTGGTAATGTTCTCTTTGAAGACAGTGCACCAGTACAACACTCAACTTGTGCTTCATATATTTCAAGTGCAGGTCAATCACTTAATGTCAAAACTGATAGAGATGGACTGATTATACCTTACCAAAATCCTGCTCACAGTGATGATGTTGAGTTCAATGTAGGTCAAGAGATGAAACAACAACCTGGAACTTTTCCTGCTGTTGGATCTCAGGGTAATGATTTGTTGAAGTGTGAGGATTGTGTTACATTCACAAGGACCGAGAAAGCCAAATATTATCAAGACGCTATTGGTGGAGCTGCCAATTACTTTCCAGGAATTATGggagatttaaatttaaaaccatTTGACAAATCTTTGTATAATCTCCAGACGTCAATTGCCAGTGGGAAGCTGTATAATTGTGTTATGACTGAAGGAGAGGGAAAATTAATTGAACATAAAAGTATTGATTCTCAGCTTTCAAAAGGAAGTACCGACAAATCCAATATTGAGGATGAATCTGATGTTTGCATTATTGAAGACATCAGTCACCCTGCACCTGTAAGTCGATCAGCAGAGATTGGGAATTCCCTCAACACATTACAATCTTCTAGAGGTGTTTATACTCAGTCTTCTATGGTGGGAGTTATGAGACCTAAGGCACGTGATGAGCAGTACATATTACGAGTTGCATTGCAG GATCTTTCCCAACCAAAATCAGAGGTTAGTCCACCAGATGGACTGCTGGCAGTTCCTCTTTTACGACATCAG AGAATTGCTTTATCATGGATGGTTCAGAAGGAAACTTCAAGTTTGTACTGTTCTGGAGGAATTCTTGCAGATGATCAG GGTCTTGGAAAAACAGTGTCGACCATTGCTTTAATATTAAAGGAAAGACCTGCATTGGTGAATAAATGCAACATTGCAAAGAAAAGTGAATTAGAAACTTTGAACCTGGATGCAGATGATGATCAGCTTCCTGAGACTGGCCTAGTGAATAATGAATCTAATATGGTTCAGGATCTGTCTTGTATAAAtccaaacaaaaaaatgaatttgtcaGTGCATGTAAAAGGAAGGCCGTCTGCTGGAACCCTCGTTGTTTGTCCAACTAGTGTCTTGCGGCAATGGGATGAAGAGTTGCACAGTAAGGTAACTGGCAAAGCAAATCTTTCTGTCCTAGTGTACCATGGTAGCAATCGAACAAAAGATCCTTATGAGCTTGCCAAGCATGATGTTGTTCTGACGACTTATTCAATTGTCAGCATGGAGGTCCCTAAGCAGCCTCTAGTTGACaaagatgatgaagaaaaaggagcTTATGATGATCCTGCAGTATCAAGCAAGAAAAGGAAATGCCCTTCTAGTTCTAAAAGTAGCAAGAAGGGATTGGACTCTGCGATGCTTGACTCTGTTGCTCGTCCTCTTGCAAAAGTGGCTTGGTTTAGAGTTGTCCTGGATGAGGCCCAGAGTATCAAGAACCACAGAACTCAGGTTGCAAGGGCTTGTTGGGGTCTTAGGGCAAAGCGGAGATGGTGCTTATCAGGGACTCCCATCCAGAATGCAATTGATGATCTCTATAGCTACTTCAGATTTTTAAGATATGATCCTTATGCCGTGTACACATCATTCTGTTCCACAATTAAGATCCCAATCAGCAAAAGTCCATCGAAAGGATATAGAAAGCTACAAGCTGTCTTAAAAACAATCATGTTACGTCGCACAAAAG GCACACTTCTTGATGGGGAACCTATCATTTCCTTGCCACCTAAATCTGTAGAGTTGAAAAAAGTGGAATTTTCACAGGAGGAACGTGATTTCTATTCTAGACTAGAGGCTGATTCCCGAGCACAGTTTCAG GAATATGCTGATGCTGGAACTGTGAAGCAAAATTATGTTAACATTTTATTGATGCTTTTGCGCCTTAGACAAGCATGCGATCATCCCCTGCTTGTCAAGCGTTACAATTCTAACTCTCTCTGGAAATCCTCAGTTGAGATGGCTAAGAAGCTTACTCAGGAAAAGCGATTATCTCTTTTAAATTGTTTGGAAGCTTGTTTGGCCCTCTGCGGTATCTGTAAT GATCCTCCTGAAGATGCTGTTGTTTCAGTTTGTGGTCATGTTTTTTGTAACCAGTGCATTTGCGAACATCTTACTAGTGATGACAATCAGTGCCCTACTACAAACTGCAAAATTCGATTAAGCATGTCTTCAGTGTTCTCCAAAGTCACATTGAATAGTTCTTTTTCTGATCAGGCTTGTGATAATTTGCCTGGTTACTCTGGTTGTGAAGTGGATGAATCGGAGTTTTATTCTGAGAGTCAGCCATATAATTCTTCAAAAATTAGGGCTGCACTTGAGGTGTTGCAGTCTTTGTCTAGACCACAATGCTGTGCTCCCCAAAGCAATTCTGTGCATAGCATGCCGGAGGATACTACTGGTGGCCTCGGCAGCTCATCTTGTGACCAAATGAAATCCTCAAATGAATGTCCTGAGAACCAAAATGTGTTAGAGAGAAGCTCTGATGATTCAGTTGGTGGTGAGAAAGCTATAGTGTTTTCTCAGTGGACTAGGATGCTAGATTTACTTGAAGCATGTCTTAAGAATTCTTCAATCCAGTATAGAAGACTTGATGGAACAATGTCTGTCTCGGCAAGGGATAAAGCTGTTAAAGATTTTAACACTCTCCCTGAG GTTTCAGTCATGATTATGTCTTTGAAGGCTGCTAGTCTTGGTCTGAATATGGTTGCTGCCTGCCATGTTCTTATGCTTGATCTTTGGTGGAATCCTACAACTGAAGATCAGGCTATAGACAGAGCGCATCGTATTGGACAGACCCGTCCTGTCACAGTCTTACGGTTAACTGTTAGAGATACAGTTGAAGACCGTATTTTAGCTCTGCAG
- the LOC106775752 gene encoding helicase-like transcription factor CHR28 isoform X5, producing the protein MVQTLNENDSCTSFERSFVDADRSSYVATSTDSSICQGSNVPNDFSNYYPSFNIYQGMDDRPAVANASDCLFNGAYSHVWENENVTRNTKVNKMELFTDTSGVVRSILGGGISFQDNQYTFEDSKYASCFPGNVLFEDSAPVQHSTCASYISSAGQSLNVKTDRDGLIIPYQNPAHSDDVEFNVGQEMKQQPGTFPAVGSQGNDLLKCEDCVTFTRTEKAKYYQDAIGGAANYFPGIMGDLNLKPFDKSLYNLQTSIASGKLYNCVMTEGEGKLIEHKSIDSQLSKGSTDKSNIEDESDVCIIEDISHPAPVSRSAEIGNSLNTLQSSRGVYTQSSMVGVMRPKARDEQYILRVALQDLSQPKSEVSPPDGLLAVPLLRHQRIALSWMVQKETSSLYCSGGILADDQGLGKTVSTIALILKERPALVNKCNIAKKSELETLNLDADDDQLPETGLVNNESNMVQDLSCINPNKKMNLSVHVKGRPSAGTLVVCPTSVLRQWDEELHSKVTGKANLSVLVYHGSNRTKDPYELAKHDVVLTTYSIVSMEVPKQPLVDKDDEEKGAYDDPAVSSKKRKCPSSSKSSKKGLDSAMLDSVARPLAKVAWFRVVLDEAQSIKNHRTQVARACWGLRAKRRWCLSGTPIQNAIDDLYSYFRFLRYDPYAVYTSFCSTIKIPISKSPSKGYRKLQAVLKTIMLRRTKGTLLDGEPIISLPPKSVELKKVEFSQEERDFYSRLEADSRAQFQEYADAGTVKQNYVNILLMLLRLRQACDHPLLVKRYNSNSLWKSSVEMAKKLTQEKRLSLLNCLEACLALCGICNDPPEDAVVSVCGHVFCNQCICEHLTSDDNQCPTTNCKIRLSMSSVFSKVTLNSSFSDQACDNLPGYSGCEVDESEFYSESQPYNSSKIRAALEVLQSLSRPQCCAPQSNSVHSMPEDTTGGLGSSSCDQMKSSNECPENQNVLERSSDDSVGGEKAIVFSQWTRMLDLLEACLKNSSIQYRRLDGTMSVSARDKAVKDFNTLPEVSVMIMSLKAASLGLNMVAACHVLMLDLWWNPTTEDQAIDRAHRIGQTRPVTVLRLTVRDTVEDRILALQHKKRKMVASAFGEDGTGGRQSRLTVDDLKYLFMM; encoded by the exons ATGGTGCAGACTCTGAAC GAAAATGACTCATGTACATCGTTTGAAAGATCGTTTGTTGATGCCGATAGATCGTCTTATGTTGCAACTTCAACTGATTCCTCTATTTGTCAAGGTTCCAATGTTCCCAATGATTTTAGTAACTATTAtccttcttttaatatttaccAAGGTATGGATGATAGACCTGCTGTTGCCAACGCTTCTGATTGTTTGTTTAATGGTGCTTATTCTCACGTgtgggaaaatgaaaatgtgacGCGGAACACGAAGGTTAATAAGATGGAGTTATTTACTGATACAAGTGGTGTAGTGCGCTCCATTCTCGGTGGGGGGATATCTTTTCAAGATAATCAATATACGTTCGAAGATAGTAAATATGCATCGTGTTTTCCTGGTAATGTTCTCTTTGAAGACAGTGCACCAGTACAACACTCAACTTGTGCTTCATATATTTCAAGTGCAGGTCAATCACTTAATGTCAAAACTGATAGAGATGGACTGATTATACCTTACCAAAATCCTGCTCACAGTGATGATGTTGAGTTCAATGTAGGTCAAGAGATGAAACAACAACCTGGAACTTTTCCTGCTGTTGGATCTCAGGGTAATGATTTGTTGAAGTGTGAGGATTGTGTTACATTCACAAGGACCGAGAAAGCCAAATATTATCAAGACGCTATTGGTGGAGCTGCCAATTACTTTCCAGGAATTATGggagatttaaatttaaaaccatTTGACAAATCTTTGTATAATCTCCAGACGTCAATTGCCAGTGGGAAGCTGTATAATTGTGTTATGACTGAAGGAGAGGGAAAATTAATTGAACATAAAAGTATTGATTCTCAGCTTTCAAAAGGAAGTACCGACAAATCCAATATTGAGGATGAATCTGATGTTTGCATTATTGAAGACATCAGTCACCCTGCACCTGTAAGTCGATCAGCAGAGATTGGGAATTCCCTCAACACATTACAATCTTCTAGAGGTGTTTATACTCAGTCTTCTATGGTGGGAGTTATGAGACCTAAGGCACGTGATGAGCAGTACATATTACGAGTTGCATTGCAG GATCTTTCCCAACCAAAATCAGAGGTTAGTCCACCAGATGGACTGCTGGCAGTTCCTCTTTTACGACATCAG AGAATTGCTTTATCATGGATGGTTCAGAAGGAAACTTCAAGTTTGTACTGTTCTGGAGGAATTCTTGCAGATGATCAG GGTCTTGGAAAAACAGTGTCGACCATTGCTTTAATATTAAAGGAAAGACCTGCATTGGTGAATAAATGCAACATTGCAAAGAAAAGTGAATTAGAAACTTTGAACCTGGATGCAGATGATGATCAGCTTCCTGAGACTGGCCTAGTGAATAATGAATCTAATATGGTTCAGGATCTGTCTTGTATAAAtccaaacaaaaaaatgaatttgtcaGTGCATGTAAAAGGAAGGCCGTCTGCTGGAACCCTCGTTGTTTGTCCAACTAGTGTCTTGCGGCAATGGGATGAAGAGTTGCACAGTAAGGTAACTGGCAAAGCAAATCTTTCTGTCCTAGTGTACCATGGTAGCAATCGAACAAAAGATCCTTATGAGCTTGCCAAGCATGATGTTGTTCTGACGACTTATTCAATTGTCAGCATGGAGGTCCCTAAGCAGCCTCTAGTTGACaaagatgatgaagaaaaaggagcTTATGATGATCCTGCAGTATCAAGCAAGAAAAGGAAATGCCCTTCTAGTTCTAAAAGTAGCAAGAAGGGATTGGACTCTGCGATGCTTGACTCTGTTGCTCGTCCTCTTGCAAAAGTGGCTTGGTTTAGAGTTGTCCTGGATGAGGCCCAGAGTATCAAGAACCACAGAACTCAGGTTGCAAGGGCTTGTTGGGGTCTTAGGGCAAAGCGGAGATGGTGCTTATCAGGGACTCCCATCCAGAATGCAATTGATGATCTCTATAGCTACTTCAGATTTTTAAGATATGATCCTTATGCCGTGTACACATCATTCTGTTCCACAATTAAGATCCCAATCAGCAAAAGTCCATCGAAAGGATATAGAAAGCTACAAGCTGTCTTAAAAACAATCATGTTACGTCGCACAAAAG GCACACTTCTTGATGGGGAACCTATCATTTCCTTGCCACCTAAATCTGTAGAGTTGAAAAAAGTGGAATTTTCACAGGAGGAACGTGATTTCTATTCTAGACTAGAGGCTGATTCCCGAGCACAGTTTCAG GAATATGCTGATGCTGGAACTGTGAAGCAAAATTATGTTAACATTTTATTGATGCTTTTGCGCCTTAGACAAGCATGCGATCATCCCCTGCTTGTCAAGCGTTACAATTCTAACTCTCTCTGGAAATCCTCAGTTGAGATGGCTAAGAAGCTTACTCAGGAAAAGCGATTATCTCTTTTAAATTGTTTGGAAGCTTGTTTGGCCCTCTGCGGTATCTGTAAT GATCCTCCTGAAGATGCTGTTGTTTCAGTTTGTGGTCATGTTTTTTGTAACCAGTGCATTTGCGAACATCTTACTAGTGATGACAATCAGTGCCCTACTACAAACTGCAAAATTCGATTAAGCATGTCTTCAGTGTTCTCCAAAGTCACATTGAATAGTTCTTTTTCTGATCAGGCTTGTGATAATTTGCCTGGTTACTCTGGTTGTGAAGTGGATGAATCGGAGTTTTATTCTGAGAGTCAGCCATATAATTCTTCAAAAATTAGGGCTGCACTTGAGGTGTTGCAGTCTTTGTCTAGACCACAATGCTGTGCTCCCCAAAGCAATTCTGTGCATAGCATGCCGGAGGATACTACTGGTGGCCTCGGCAGCTCATCTTGTGACCAAATGAAATCCTCAAATGAATGTCCTGAGAACCAAAATGTGTTAGAGAGAAGCTCTGATGATTCAGTTGGTGGTGAGAAAGCTATAGTGTTTTCTCAGTGGACTAGGATGCTAGATTTACTTGAAGCATGTCTTAAGAATTCTTCAATCCAGTATAGAAGACTTGATGGAACAATGTCTGTCTCGGCAAGGGATAAAGCTGTTAAAGATTTTAACACTCTCCCTGAG GTTTCAGTCATGATTATGTCTTTGAAGGCTGCTAGTCTTGGTCTGAATATGGTTGCTGCCTGCCATGTTCTTATGCTTGATCTTTGGTGGAATCCTACAACTGAAGATCAGGCTATAGACAGAGCGCATCGTATTGGACAGACCCGTCCTGTCACAGTCTTACGGTTAACTGTTAGAGATACAGTTGAAGACCGTATTTTAGCTCTGCAG